The Nomia melanderi isolate GNS246 unplaced genomic scaffold, iyNomMela1 scaffold0905, whole genome shotgun sequence genome window below encodes:
- the LOC143176843 gene encoding uncharacterized protein LOC143176843 produces the protein MANPQESTQLKGLKRQRRSIKGQLTRIENYVNEGVHSNIHEFQVRKERVNELFRIFDGVQSNIELEDEVSDHELEREQFERSYFKIISAINGHIEGLQSSGTSTNPLRATDSPSTITVRQEGALLPKIEIKPYNGDPIEWHSFHDTFKTLVHDNPDLPAVQKFHLLKNALRGEIVSVISALNASEPNYLVAWDLLQKRCNKPRQIVHAHLKALFELAEVTRETPANLRFLAEQAQMHAKALETIGLPVMQWDAILVYLIGKKLDKNTRRGWERTLEDDEMPTFEQLLKFINKQARGEELDRDFSTTSRRNIHQERSQGARINSRGQTFLATTKARDCVMCKDSHEIYQCKHFLQATIRDRLELIKRNKLCLNCFRANHMAINCQASGCKRCNQKHNTLLHFDKEQRPNVPQAGIQIGQTTMPGTSATALTVTYNSEVLLGTAKIKILDRFNREHDCRVLLDGGSQTHFITEELAEKLQLRKQAMNVTLSGLGEQATRAQYIVRTTVKARGNPFSTQVSFVTLPSITGLLPSRQVNRSNLQLPQNIQLADPDFHKPGKIDALLGNVLFFKLLSSGQIKLNNDRIILQKTRLGWIVTGESSIQAPYIAPTSVKAFYASLDKTLNKFWEVEQFTERKYFSAEERVAEGIFKDTTERDVDGRYCVRLPFNERRQILGSSREIALRRFYALERKIHLDKGLLKGYTEFLREYEQLGHMTQVNANEAADGFYLPHHAVIKEASETTRVRVVFDASAKTSTGISLNDTLLNRPQLQQSLYKIFRRFRSHTYVLTADIDKMIRQIRLHPEDRIYQRILWRESPDKPIRTFQLNTVTYGTTSAPFLAVRCLQQLADNERDKFPIAVGIFKRDFYMDDLITGVETRELALKLRNQAIGLARLGGFNLRQWTSNDEFLVKGLELGNHECTISLDINETRKALGISWKTQTDEIMYTIKTTGDVRPTKRSILSQIAQLFDPLGLLGPVIVRAKIIMQELWKAHLSWDESVPQSLETMWIDFKRELPQLNEFVIPRATVLKHSVAIQLLGFADASEAAYGACLYLRSVNKEGGCNASLVCAKSRIAPVKTISLPRLELCAAKLLADLTKETIEALSHLKIEKVLLWSDSTVTLHWIKTPPHTLKTFIANRVSEIQRQTEIHNWYHIASLENPADYISRGQTPTQLLNNQQWLKGPHWLSQAEETWPFVKLPVIEIPERREFKTLMATIDTSEFVNRFSSIKCVNCFRANPKLPAYVMGNLPKDRVTQARPFENA, from the coding sequence ATGGCTAATCCACAAGAATCGACACAATTGAAGGGTCTTAAGAGACAGAGGAGATCGATTAAGGGACAATTGACGCGTATCGAGAATTATGTAAATGAGGGAGTACATTCCAATATTCATGAATTTCAAGTTCGTAAGGAAAGGGTAAAcgaattattcagaatatttgaCGGAGTACAATCAAATATAGAATTAGAAGACGAAGTCTCAGATCATGAGCTTGAACGGGAACAATTCGAACGTAGTTATTTTAAGATCATTAGCGCAATTAACGGTCACATTGAAGGATTACAATCTTCCGGTACGTCGACAAATCCTCTTAGAGCCACCGATTCGCCAAGCACAATAACAGTACGACAGGAAGGCGCCCTTTTACCAAAAATAGAAATCAAACCTTATAACGGGGACCCAATTGAATGGCATAGCTTTCATGATACGTTTAAAACATTGGTCCACGATAATCCCGACCTACCCGCGGTTCAAAAGTTTCATTTGTTAAAGAATGCGCTGCGTGGGGAAATAGTATCGGTAATTTCAGCCTTAAATGCCTCCGAACCCAACTACCTGGTAGCTTGGGATTTACTTCAAAAACGGTGCAATAAACCGCGGCAAATAGTGCACGCTCATTTAAAGGCACTGTTCGAACTAGCGGAGGTAACGCGCGAAACACCGGCGAATCTAAGATTTTTAGCGGAACAAGCTCAAATGCATGCCAAGGCGCTTGAAACGATAGGTTTGCCCGTAATGCAATGGGACGCGATACTAGTTTACCTCATAGGTAagaaattagataaaaataCGCGGCGCGGATGGGAACGAACTTTAGAGGACGATGAGATGCCAACTTTTGAGCAGTTATTGAAGTTCATAAACAAACAGGCACGGGGGGAGGAATTAGACAGGGATTTTTCGACCACTTCTAGAAGAAATATACATCAGGAACGTAGTCAAGGGGCGAGAATCAACTCTCGGGGTCAGACATTCCTGGCAACGACCAAGGCAAGGGATTGCGTCATGTGTAAGGATAGTCACGAGATCTATCAGTGCAAACATTTTCTACAAGCGACTATTCGCGATCGGTTAGAGCTAATAAAGCGAAACAAATTATGTTTAAACTGCTTTAGAGCGAATCATATGGCAATTAATTGTCAAGCTAGTGGTTGCAAAAGGTGCAACCAAAAACATAACACTCTATTACATTTCGATAAGGAACAAAGACCCAATGTTCCACAGGCAGGTATACAAATAGGACAAACGACAATGCCGGGAACGAGTGCAACCGCGTTAACGGTTACATATAATTCAGAGGTTTTATTGGGAAcagcaaaaattaaaattctggaTAGGTTTAATCGGGAACATGACTGTCGCGTATTATTAGATGGAGGTTCACAAACGCACTTTATTACGGAGGAGCTCGCGGAAAAATTACAATTGCGCAAGCAGGCAATGAACGTGACGCTGTCAGGTTTAGGTGAGCAAGCCACTAGGGCTCAATACATTGTAAGAACCACGGTCAAGGCGCGTGGGAATCCCTTTTCGACGCAGGTATCGTTTGTAACTTTGCCGTCTATAACCGGACTATTACCGTCGCGACAGGTCAATCGGTCGAATTTACAGTTACCGCAAAATATACAACTAGCCGATCCGGACTTTCACAAACCCGGAAAAATAGACGCATTATTGgggaatgtattattttttaaattattaagcaGCGGacaaattaaactaaataacgACAGAATTATTCTGCAGAAGACTAGATTAGGTTGGATAGTCACCGGCGAATCGAGCATACAAGCACCTTATATAGCACCGACGTCAGTGAAGGCATTTTATGCAAGTTTAGATAAAACGTTGAACAAATTCTGGGAGGTAGAGCAATTCAccgaaaggaaatatttttcagcGGAAGAAAGGGTCGCGGAGGGGATTTTTAAAGACACAACAGAACGAGATGTAGACGGTCGGTATTGCGTTAGGCTTCCATTCAATGAAAGGCGACAGATATTAGGTAGTTCGCGAGAAATAGCATTACGGAGATTTTACGCATTAGAAAGGAAAATACATTTAGATAAGGGTCTGTTAAAGGGTTACACAGAATTCTTAAGGGAATATGAGCAGTTAGGGCACATGACCCAAGTCAACGCAAACGAGGCAGCCGACGGTTTTTACCTGCCGCACCACGCGGTAATAAAGGAAGCGAGTGAGACGACAAGGGTTCGCGTAGTATTCGACGCCTCCGCGAAAACCTCCACCGGTATTTCGTTAAATGATACACTATTAAATAGGCCTCAGTTACAACAgagtttatacaaaatatttcgcCGATTCCGGTCTCACACGTATGTATTAACAGCAGATATTGACAAGATGATTCGCCAGATTAGATTACACCCTGAGGACAGAATCTACCAACGCATCTTATGGCGTGAATCACCAGACAAACCAATTAGGACGTTTCAATTAAACACAGTAACATACGGAACAACATCAGCTCCATTCTTAGCAGTACGTTGTTTGCAACAGTTAGCAGACAACGAACGCGACAAATTCCCCATAGCAGTCGGAATTTTTAAAAGAGACTTTTACATGGACGACTTGATAACCGGGGTTGAGACTCGCGAATTAgctttaaaattaagaaatcaagCAATCGGGTTAGCAAGGCTAGGAGGGTTTAATTTAAGACAGTGGACCTCAAATGATGAATTTTTAGTTAAGGGTTTAGAATTAGGAAACCACGAGTGCACTATTTCATTAGACATAAACGAAACAAGAAAGGCATTAGGTATTAGTTGGAAAACCCAAACAGACGAAATTATGTATACCATAAAGACCACGGGAGATGTTCGGCCGACCAAGCGTTCAATCTTATCGCAGATTGCGCAATTGTTCGATCCGTTAGGGTTATTAGGGCCAGTAATAGTTCGCGCAAAAATAATTATGCAGGAACTGTGGAAGGCACATCTAAGCTGGGATGAGTCTGTCCCTCAATCGCTGGAAACAATGTGGATAGACTTTAAGAGGGAATTACCACAATTAAATGAGTTTGTAATACCTAGGGCAACGGTGCTCAAACACTCAGTGGCAATACAACTGCTCGGATTCGCCGACGCTAGTGAGGCTGCATACGGTGCATGTCTCTATTTACGCTCCGTCAATAAAGAAGGCGGATGTAACGCTAGCTTAGTATGCGCAAAATCTAGAATCGCCCCTGTAAAAACCATTTCGTTACCGCGATTAGAATTATGTGCTGCTAAATTATTAGCCGACCTGACCAAGGAGACCATCGAGGCCTTAAGCCATCTTAAAATAGAAAAGGTTTTATTATGGTCCGATTCGACGGTTACACTACACTGGATTAAGACACCACCGCACACTCTAAAAACATTTATCGCAAATCGGGTTAGTGAAATTCAAAGGCAGACCGAAATTCATAATTGGTATCATATTGCTAGTCTTGAAAATCCAGCTGACTATATATCCCGCGGTCAAACACCAACGCAGCTCCTTAACAACCAACAATGGTTAAAGGGTCCGCATTGGCTTTCCCAGGCCGAAGAAACATGGCCTTTCGTCAAGCTACCAGTTATCGAGATTCCAGAACGACGAGAATTTAAAACGTTAATGGCAACTATCGATACATCTGAATTTGTAAATAGATTTTCCTCGATAAAATGTGTGAATTGCTTTAGGGCTAATCCCAAGCTACCTGCGTACGTTATGGGTAACCTACCGAAGGACCGTGTGACCCAGGCACGTCCATTTGAAAACGCAG